Proteins encoded by one window of Candidatus Hinthialibacter antarcticus:
- a CDS encoding DUF1343 domain-containing protein, with protein MKRLALFLFALIVLPLSVQAKVVSGLEHLFDSQVELVSNKRVAVVANHTAVDSKGVHLVDRLQKVATVVAVFAPEHGFRGDVEAGGKVETKRNRDSFSIYSLYGTNRTPTPEMLKGVDVIVYDIQDVGVKFYTYISSLFLVMTAAARDGIPVVVLDRPNPIGGVQVAGPATNPAYTSFVGVIPLPIRYGLTVGELAHLFNNETYAGFTIGCDLTVVKMQGYQRDMAYQETGLPWIAPSPNLPTVESALMYPGTCLFEATNLSEGRGTELPFLTVGAPFIDAKKWLAAVPKDAFDGFSAEPIEFTPKQIPGKSENPKFKNEKCYGLRLGVKSADAEPIRLAVTLICAAKQLYPNEIKTRSFMNLLWGNENLRSMLEASADVDAILKTIGEDTERFQSMRTKYLLYDDSKQNDSGLTPNKIRNGAFQYPFTDNERPDIKFVDGDSEGKMPMGNEQSVYFAKLGQAMDFADLNHDGAVDAVFEMAVNTGGTGTFHYLVCAVSDNGEPKQVAEFFLGDRIAVNKITILTPEVIEIERLKSAPDDAACCPSLKVREYYSFDGGSLSLIGEVKIDDVKY; from the coding sequence ATGAAGCGTCTGGCTTTATTCTTATTCGCATTGATTGTGTTGCCTCTTAGCGTCCAAGCAAAAGTCGTCAGCGGGTTAGAGCATCTGTTTGATTCGCAAGTGGAACTGGTGAGTAATAAACGGGTCGCAGTTGTTGCCAACCACACGGCGGTGGATTCGAAGGGCGTTCACCTGGTTGACCGCCTGCAGAAGGTCGCGACGGTGGTCGCAGTCTTCGCGCCGGAGCACGGCTTTCGCGGCGACGTGGAAGCAGGCGGCAAGGTCGAAACCAAACGCAACCGGGATTCATTTTCGATCTACAGCCTCTATGGAACCAACCGAACCCCGACGCCGGAGATGCTCAAAGGCGTGGATGTGATCGTCTATGACATCCAAGACGTGGGCGTGAAATTCTATACCTACATATCCTCGCTGTTTCTGGTGATGACCGCCGCCGCGCGCGACGGCATCCCGGTGGTGGTGTTAGACCGGCCCAATCCAATCGGCGGCGTACAAGTCGCCGGGCCTGCGACCAATCCGGCCTACACAAGTTTCGTCGGCGTGATTCCATTGCCGATTCGCTATGGTCTCACCGTCGGCGAGTTGGCGCATCTGTTTAACAATGAAACCTACGCAGGCTTCACCATTGGCTGCGATTTGACCGTGGTGAAGATGCAAGGCTATCAGCGCGACATGGCCTACCAAGAAACCGGGCTGCCTTGGATCGCGCCGTCTCCGAACTTGCCCACCGTAGAATCGGCGTTGATGTATCCCGGGACGTGTTTATTTGAAGCGACCAATCTTTCCGAAGGGCGGGGAACAGAGTTGCCCTTCTTGACCGTGGGCGCGCCGTTCATCGACGCCAAGAAGTGGCTGGCGGCGGTACCGAAGGACGCCTTCGATGGATTCAGCGCTGAGCCGATTGAATTCACGCCGAAGCAGATTCCCGGTAAGTCGGAGAATCCCAAATTCAAAAATGAAAAATGCTACGGATTGCGTTTGGGAGTGAAAAGCGCTGATGCCGAGCCGATTCGGCTGGCGGTTACGTTGATCTGCGCGGCGAAACAACTCTATCCCAATGAGATTAAAACCCGATCATTTATGAATCTACTGTGGGGCAATGAAAACCTGCGTTCGATGTTAGAAGCCAGCGCCGATGTTGACGCGATTTTGAAAACGATTGGTGAAGATACAGAGCGCTTTCAATCAATGCGAACGAAGTACCTTTTATATGATGATAGCAAACAAAATGACTCAGGGCTTACGCCAAATAAAATACGCAACGGCGCGTTTCAGTATCCCTTTACAGACAATGAGCGTCCTGATATCAAATTTGTTGATGGCGACTCTGAGGGCAAAATGCCAATGGGCAACGAACAGAGCGTCTACTTTGCCAAACTCGGTCAGGCTATGGACTTTGCTGACTTGAATCATGACGGCGCTGTCGATGCCGTATTTGAAATGGCGGTCAACACAGGTGGAACGGGGACGTTTCATTACCTCGTCTGCGCCGTTAGTGATAATGGAGAACCAAAGCAAGTCGCGGAATTTTTTCTCGGCGACAGAATTGCCGTGAATAAAATTACGATCTTGACTCCAGAGGTCATAGAGATTGAGCGCCTCAAAAGCGCGCCTGACGACGCCGCTTGTTGCCCCAGTTTAAAAGTGCGGGAGTATTATTCGTTTGATGGAGGTTCGTTGTCTTTAATTGGAGAAGTGAAGATTGACGACGTCAAGTATTAA
- the glgB gene encoding 1,4-alpha-glucan branching protein GlgB, whose translation MSKKPAVRWDVSLITEEDLYLFNEGSHFRLYEKMGAHLMTTDDGERGVYFSVWAPDAEYISVIGDFNYWNNSIHELRPCGSSGIWHGFIPNTELGMKYKFHVRSRYNNHCADKADPYALYAETPPLTASVVTQLDYQWDDGEWMKTRAKVNAHDAPMSIYEIHLGSWMRVPEDGNRPMTYQELAPKLAEYVSRMGFTHVEFMPVMEHPFYPSWGYQITGFFAPTSRYGTPQDFMYLIDYLHQQGVGVILDWVPSHFPTDGNGLGFFDGTHLYEHADPKQGFHPDWGSLIFNYDRNEVKSFLYSNAFFWLEKYHIDGLRVDAVASMLYLDYSREDGDWVPNKYGGKENLGAIEFLRRINHEIYAHYPDVQTIAEESTSWPMVSRPTYIGGLGFGYKWDMGWMHDCLTFFSTDSIYRKYHHNELTFRMLYAFTENFVMPLSHDEVVHGKGSMLNKMPGDVWQKFANLRLLYGYMYGQPGKKLLFMGAEIAQWSEWSHETSLEWNLLSYDTHRGVQQWVQDLNHFYRNEQSLHTKDSDPKGFEWVDCTDTDNSIISFIRKGVNPNEYLLFVLNFTPVPRYQYRIGVPVDGYWKEALNSDAEQYGGSGQGNFGGVQADSVPNHHHYYSVNVTIPPLGCVVFKSGGL comes from the coding sequence ATGTCTAAAAAGCCAGCCGTTCGTTGGGATGTATCACTAATCACCGAAGAAGATTTATATCTCTTCAATGAGGGAAGCCATTTTCGTTTATACGAAAAAATGGGCGCTCACCTCATGACCACCGACGACGGCGAGCGCGGCGTGTATTTTTCCGTATGGGCGCCCGACGCCGAATACATCAGCGTCATTGGCGACTTCAATTATTGGAACAACTCCATTCACGAATTACGCCCCTGCGGCTCCTCCGGCATCTGGCATGGCTTTATTCCAAACACTGAACTGGGCATGAAATACAAGTTTCACGTACGCTCGCGCTACAACAACCATTGCGCCGATAAAGCCGACCCCTATGCGTTGTATGCTGAAACTCCACCGCTGACTGCTTCGGTGGTTACGCAATTGGATTACCAATGGGACGACGGCGAATGGATGAAAACCCGCGCCAAGGTGAATGCCCACGACGCGCCTATGTCGATTTATGAAATTCACTTAGGCTCATGGATGCGCGTGCCCGAAGACGGCAACCGCCCCATGACCTATCAGGAACTCGCGCCCAAACTCGCGGAGTACGTCTCGCGCATGGGCTTTACCCACGTTGAATTTATGCCAGTGATGGAACACCCGTTCTATCCATCATGGGGATACCAGATCACCGGTTTTTTTGCGCCGACTTCCCGTTATGGGACGCCGCAAGACTTTATGTACCTGATTGATTATCTCCACCAACAAGGCGTTGGCGTGATTCTCGATTGGGTGCCGTCTCACTTTCCGACCGACGGCAACGGTCTCGGTTTTTTTGACGGGACCCACCTCTACGAACACGCCGACCCCAAGCAAGGCTTTCATCCTGACTGGGGCAGCCTGATCTTTAATTACGACCGCAATGAAGTCAAAAGTTTTCTCTATAGCAACGCCTTCTTCTGGCTGGAAAAATACCATATCGACGGGCTGCGGGTGGATGCGGTGGCTTCGATGCTCTATCTCGATTATTCCCGCGAAGACGGCGACTGGGTCCCTAACAAATACGGCGGCAAAGAAAACCTGGGCGCGATTGAGTTTTTGCGCCGCATCAACCATGAAATCTACGCCCACTATCCCGACGTACAGACCATCGCCGAAGAATCGACCTCATGGCCGATGGTGTCGCGCCCGACGTATATCGGCGGACTGGGGTTTGGCTACAAATGGGACATGGGGTGGATGCACGATTGTTTGACGTTTTTCTCCACTGACTCCATTTACCGAAAATATCATCACAATGAATTGACTTTCCGTATGCTGTATGCGTTTACGGAAAACTTCGTCATGCCATTGTCGCACGACGAAGTGGTGCACGGCAAAGGTTCGATGCTCAATAAAATGCCGGGCGACGTTTGGCAAAAATTTGCCAATTTGCGCTTGCTATACGGCTATATGTACGGGCAACCGGGCAAGAAATTATTATTCATGGGCGCCGAGATCGCGCAATGGAGCGAGTGGTCGCATGAGACCAGTTTAGAATGGAACTTGCTGTCGTATGACACCCACCGTGGGGTTCAACAATGGGTGCAAGACCTCAATCATTTCTACCGCAATGAACAGTCGCTTCATACAAAAGATAGTGATCCCAAAGGGTTTGAGTGGGTGGATTGTACGGACACGGACAACAGCATCATTAGTTTTATTCGTAAGGGCGTGAACCCGAACGAATACTTATTGTTTGTTTTGAATTTCACGCCCGTGCCGCGTTATCAATACCGGATCGGCGTCCCGGTCGACGGGTATTGGAAAGAGGCGCTCAACAGCGATGCCGAACAATACGGCGGCAGCGGACAAGGCAACTTTGGCGGCGTACAAGCCGACTCCGTCCCCAACCATCATCACTATTACTCCGTTAATGTGACCATTCCACCGCTGGGCTGCGTTGTGTTCAAAAGCGGCGGCCTTTAA
- a CDS encoding Gfo/Idh/MocA family oxidoreductase — protein sequence MTKKSSLSRRTFLTSTAAVGGVTSFTLVPNTVFGAPSRPAPSDQLRCGNIGVGGRGRGFLRPGVTVAICDADENRLADAAKRVGGNPTLYNDYRRLLDQKDIDAVFVTSPDHWHALMAIHACEAGKDVYVEKPACKTIEEGRAMVEAARRYARVVQVGSQGRSQEGAYHGNKYIANGQIGHVSEVRCWHYENPRGGWDPNTPPPSELDYEKWVGPARWVPYNSRRTHGSFRWMLDFGGGQIRDRGAHVMSVAMWVMKSDHTGPVSVKATGNPHCDGMYDSPETMKVTYQFKDPDWTLIWDMPGEAHEEGFKWTRKSYGGNYIGDKGNLIISYGDTAETDTEQKAKDYKVPAGGVEVYHSPGHREDFEKCIRTRERPIMDIEAGHRVAVLCILGNLSYMLGRELKWDAVNERVIGDDEANRLLSRPGRGQWHI from the coding sequence ATGACCAAGAAATCTTCACTATCCCGTAGAACTTTTCTCACCAGTACAGCGGCGGTGGGCGGAGTCACTTCATTTACGCTCGTTCCGAATACCGTTTTTGGAGCGCCGAGCCGGCCCGCCCCCAGCGACCAGTTGCGTTGCGGCAACATCGGCGTTGGAGGCCGTGGACGCGGGTTTTTACGCCCTGGCGTGACGGTAGCGATTTGCGACGCCGATGAAAACCGCTTGGCTGACGCCGCCAAACGCGTCGGCGGCAACCCGACGCTTTATAACGATTACCGTCGGCTTCTCGATCAAAAAGACATTGACGCGGTCTTCGTGACCTCGCCAGACCATTGGCATGCGTTGATGGCAATTCATGCGTGCGAAGCAGGCAAAGACGTTTACGTCGAAAAGCCCGCATGTAAGACCATCGAAGAAGGCCGCGCCATGGTCGAAGCGGCGCGCCGTTATGCGCGCGTGGTGCAGGTCGGTTCACAAGGGCGCTCGCAAGAAGGCGCCTATCACGGCAACAAATATATTGCCAACGGGCAAATCGGTCACGTCAGTGAAGTTCGCTGCTGGCACTACGAAAATCCACGCGGCGGATGGGACCCCAACACGCCGCCGCCGTCTGAACTCGATTATGAAAAGTGGGTCGGGCCCGCCCGCTGGGTTCCATACAATAGCCGACGTACGCACGGCAGTTTCCGCTGGATGTTAGATTTCGGCGGTGGGCAAATTCGCGACCGCGGCGCACACGTCATGAGCGTTGCGATGTGGGTGATGAAAAGCGACCATACCGGCCCGGTCAGCGTAAAAGCGACGGGCAACCCTCACTGCGACGGGATGTATGATTCGCCCGAAACCATGAAAGTCACCTATCAATTCAAAGACCCCGACTGGACGCTGATTTGGGACATGCCGGGCGAAGCGCATGAAGAAGGCTTTAAATGGACCCGCAAATCTTACGGCGGCAATTACATCGGCGACAAAGGCAACCTGATTATTTCTTACGGTGACACTGCTGAAACCGACACCGAACAAAAAGCGAAAGACTACAAAGTCCCGGCGGGCGGCGTCGAAGTCTATCATAGCCCCGGTCACCGCGAAGATTTTGAAAAGTGCATTCGCACCCGCGAACGGCCTATCATGGATATCGAAGCAGGGCACCGTGTTGCGGTGTTATGTATTCTCGGCAACCTGTCATACATGTTAGGTCGGGAACTCAAGTGGGACGCCGTCAATGAACGAGTGATCGGCGATGACGAAGCCAACCGTTTGTTGAGCCGCCCCGGTCGCGGCCAGTGGCACATTTAA
- a CDS encoding TlpA disulfide reductase family protein has product MKRLNVILSLSIAAMFVFSAVASEQEAPKDFTLKPIFGEKPFQLSKAKGKYVAIHFLLKTECPICLRHVRAYFEHEKDHSDVIQLYVKPDTPGEIKAWASKIPQGDMEKAPEIYHDPDAKLAKQFGVPGGYKFHGQVVHFPAFVLLDPNGKEVFRYVGKNNSERYSYEKFVKKMEELKS; this is encoded by the coding sequence ATGAAACGTTTGAATGTGATACTCAGCCTATCAATTGCTGCAATGTTTGTTTTTTCCGCAGTTGCATCAGAGCAAGAAGCGCCGAAAGATTTCACCCTAAAGCCCATCTTTGGCGAGAAACCATTCCAATTATCGAAGGCAAAGGGCAAGTATGTCGCCATCCATTTTTTGCTGAAAACCGAATGTCCGATTTGTTTGCGGCATGTTCGAGCATATTTTGAGCATGAAAAAGACCATTCTGATGTCATTCAACTCTATGTAAAACCTGATACGCCGGGCGAGATCAAGGCGTGGGCGTCAAAGATACCCCAAGGAGATATGGAGAAGGCGCCGGAAATTTATCATGATCCAGACGCGAAACTCGCGAAGCAATTCGGTGTTCCCGGTGGATATAAATTTCATGGGCAGGTCGTTCACTTCCCGGCGTTTGTCTTGCTCGACCCGAATGGAAAAGAAGTGTTTCGATATGTAGGGAAGAATAATTCTGAACGATACAGTTACGAGAAATTTGTCAAAAAAATGGAAGAACTGAAATCGTAA
- a CDS encoding prepilin-type N-terminal cleavage/methylation domain-containing protein, which translates to MKMRGFTLIELLIVVAIIGILAAIAVPNFLNAQIRAKIARSVSEIRALSNAIEMYQIDNNSVPFVPPGGTDGSHMYNMAPITSPVSYIASLPYDPFIDAPNSVKMSDNRGDGLDVGWYLYVARRSDLAPNPIHGRYWVWGWGPDRTRQSYPVRPYSASNGLNSQGDIISSNKQGFLDKDLSIEAGISKQDDNEFHQIGQ; encoded by the coding sequence ATGAAAATGCGTGGATTCACTTTAATTGAATTGTTGATTGTCGTTGCGATTATCGGCATCCTCGCGGCGATTGCGGTTCCGAATTTTCTGAATGCGCAAATCCGCGCCAAGATCGCCCGCTCGGTGTCTGAAATCCGCGCACTGTCCAACGCCATCGAAATGTACCAGATCGACAACAACAGCGTACCCTTCGTCCCACCAGGCGGGACTGACGGTTCCCACATGTACAACATGGCGCCCATTACTTCGCCGGTGTCTTATATCGCCTCCCTGCCCTACGACCCGTTTATCGACGCCCCGAACTCCGTCAAGATGAGCGACAACCGGGGCGACGGTCTCGATGTGGGTTGGTATTTATACGTCGCCCGCAGAAGCGACCTAGCGCCAAACCCCATTCATGGCCGCTATTGGGTGTGGGGATGGGGCCCCGACCGTACCCGCCAGTCGTATCCCGTACGCCCCTATAGCGCCAGCAACGGCCTCAACTCGCAGGGCGATATTATATCCAGCAACAAGCAGGGTTTTCTCGACAAAGACTTATCCATCGAGGCCGGAATCTCAAAACAAGACGACAACGAGTTTCATCAAATCGGACAATGA